AAAATCCTGAACCTCTTCATTTTTGAACTTTTTAATAAAGTAATCATCAATATCCTCACAGAATAAATTATATCTGCTGATATCACCACCTAAGTTCATGATTAACTGGTCATCAACTTCCAATAGTTCACCAACCAGACACCTTGTAACATCTTCAGATATTGCACCACTGTCAAACAAATCGGATAATCTCACACAAAATATCTCGATTTTCTCTTTAATTCCATTACAACATTCGTTCATTTAATTACCTCTTTCAAGTTTTTATTTTAATTGTTTTAAATCACCTTCGCAAATTCCCCAACACTTATACTGTTATTGCACTTAAGCATACAATCAGCAAAATCGGCTTTAGGTTGCAAGGCTTTAATGATACTGTCCTTATCTGCCAGTGTATTTTGCATGATATTAAGGGCCTTTGCCATAATCATCAAATCACTGTCACCTTGATCCACTGGAATGTAACCACCTGTTTTGCGGATCTGTGGGAGAACCTCATCAAATATCCATGCTTCAAATCTTATGGCTGAAGGAAGTTGGCTGCTTGCAATAAGTCGGTATAAATCACCTTCAGGAATGAAAAGCATTTGTTGGACTCCGCCATTGGTAGGGATGCCCTGTTTTAGGGCACCCTTGCAATGAATGTTAATTGCATTTTGTGGTCTTGCATACCCCAACGCACTGGCCACATCACTTCCACAAAAGTACGTTTTACCATCTTGATCAATCACCCGAATAGCGCCAAATTCTGAATTTTCAAAGTTCATTAAATCGCTAAAATCCCCATTTAAAGCCATTTGAGTGGTGTTGATGTTTTTAACTTGTGGCATCACATCATCGTCAATCCATCGTTTAAAGCGTTTGGCTGAGGGTAGTTTACTTGACATGATGAGTGAGTAAAGACCGGATTCGTTGATTAAGATAGTATCTTGCATTCTTCCTAGTTTATCTATGAGGCCCTGTTTTAGGGCATCATCATCATCAACATGAGTTGCAATAGCATTTCTTGCTTTACTATACCCCAAACATCCTGCAACATCTTTCCCAACAAACCATGGTTCATTATCAATCTCAATCACACGAATATTGCCAAATTCCACATTGTTGAATATTTGCAGGTCATTCAATTGTTCTACATCTTGCACCACTTGAGCATCTTGTTTAGGTTGTGTAGGTTGTACAAGTTGTAAATTGGGCTTTTGTGGCATTTTACCACTGGTTAGGGAATGGAGGGCTTGTTTTTTTTGGGGATGAGCTTATGATTTCTGTTTTATATATGGTCTTCTATACCCTTTGGACTTTTGAAGATAGTCTCTTATTATCACTCGAAAACTCATCTCAAATTCATAATCTATATCAGTTAAAGCACATGAATAGCGTAGCATTCCAAAACATTGTTGTATAGCATCCTCTGTGAACTCTGGATTTGCATCGACTAATTCACGCATTAAATCAATCTGATTAAGTAAAACCATTTTTCGTGTTTCTCGTTTCATTGTTTTAACCTCCAAATAATTTAATTGATTTTCACAGCAAAACTGCGTTTAACTAGGATCTTTAAACATTCATTTATCTTCTTTTTTCACCTCCAAAAATTAAAAATTTCATAAAAAATAGGTGGCTATGATTGTAAAATTCCATGCTCTACATCATAACCACCCAAGGCTTAGCTCACATATTTAATTGTTAGATTATAATTCTTGAAAATCGCTTTATATAGCCATTTATATATTTGTTATCTAGTTTAACAAAAATCTCAAAACCTACTCCCACTCAATCGTTGAAGGTGGCTTACTGGTAATGTCATAAACAATTCTGCTGACGTGTTTTACCTCGTTAACGATACGGGTGGAAATATTTTCCAGCACATCAAAAGGAATTCGTGCCCAGTCAGAGGTCATGCCATCCACAGATGTAACGGCTCTTAAACCAATCGTATAATCATAGGTTCTTTCATCGCCCATAACCCCAACGCTTCGGTTTCCTGGAAGGACAGCAAAATACTGCCAGATTTCTTCATCAAGACCAGCTTTGGCAATTTCATCACGGAAGACAAAATCGGCGTCTCTTAGAATATCCAGTTTCTCTTTGGTGATATCACCCATAACACGAATAGCCAGACCCGGTCCTGGGAAAGGCTGACGCCAGACAAGGTCATGATCAAGTCCGATTTCTTCACCAACGGCTCGTACTTCATCCTTAAACAGGTTTCTGAGCGGCTCAATAAGTTCAAAATCAACATCTTCCGGAAGACCACCAACATTATGGTGGCTTTTAATGACTGCCGCATTTTTTGTTCCGCTTTCAATTACATCGGGATAAATCGTTCCCTGAAGCAGAAAATCGATATTATTCAATTTACCGGATTCTTCTTCAAAGACACGGATAAATTCTTCACCAATAATTTTTCGTTTTCGTTCCGGATCAGATACTCCTGCGAGTTTACTAAGGAAACGTTCTTCACTGTTAACCCGGATGAAATTCATATGGAAACGGTCTTTAAAAATCGCTTCCACCTGATCGCCTTCGTCTTTTCTAAGCAGACCATGATCCACAAAGATACAGGTTAACCGATCGCCAATAGCCTGATGGACCAGGGTAGCCGCAACAGAGGAATCAACCCCACCACTTAAAGCACAAAGAACTCTTTTATCTCCAACCTGTTCTTTGATGGCTTCAATCTGTTCCTGAACAAAATTGTGCATCGTCCAAAGTCCCTGGCAACCACAGACATCATAAATAAAATTGCTTAACAGTTCTTTTCCGTACTGAGAGTGTTCCACTTCCGGATGAAACTGAACGGCAAACAGTTGGCGGTCGGCATTTTCCATAGCAGCCGTCGGACAGGTTTCAGTTATAGCCGTAGTCGTAAAACCGTCGGGAATATCCTTGATGTAATTCGTATGGCTCATCCAACAGATCGAGCCATCTTCAACACCTTTAAAGAGGCAGGAATCGACTTTAATCTCCAGGGCTTTTTTACCATATTCACGAATATCTGCCGAGGTCGTTTTACCTTTGAGCTGTTCAGCCATCAGCTGAGCCCCATAGCAGATCCCCAAAATTGGAACCCCCAAGTCATAAATGCCCGGATCACACTGCGGTGCGCCTTCTTCATGGACGCTGGAAGGTCCGCCAGTAAAAATAATCCCCTTAGGATTTTTGGCTTTAATTTCTTCCAGACTAATATCATAAGGAACTACTTCCGAATATACTTTTGCTTCTCTGACTCGTCGGGCAATCAGCTGATTATACTGAGCCCCAAAATCGATAATCAGGATTACTTCACTTTGGTAATGCTTATCTGTCATGAATGCTCCTTAATAGCGCGCGCTATTGTAATTCGGTGATTCCTGCGTGATAGTTATATCATGCGGATGACTTTCGATGAGTCCGGCACTGGTAATTTTTACAAACTGTGATTTTTCACGCAGTTCTTTAATTGTTCCGGTTCCACAATAGCCCATTCCTGAACGCAGTCCACCCACTAACTGATAAACTGTATCAGCCAGGGTTCCTTTATATGCCACTCGACCTTCAACCCCTTCAGGAACAAGTTTTTTCTGACCTTCCTGGAAATAACGGTCTGAGCTTCCTTCCTTCATGGCACCTAATGAGCCCATGCCTCGGTATGATTTAAAGCTTCGGCCCTGATAGATGATGGTTTCACCCGGACTTTCTTCAGTTCCGGCAAACAGACTACCGATCATAACTACATCGGCACCCGCTCCAATGGCCTTAACTACGTCTCCTGAATGCTTGATTCCACCATCAGCGATGACTGGAATATCATGTTCTTTAGCAACAGCAACTACATCCAGAATTGCTGTAATCTGGGGTACACCAATCCCGGCAACTACTCGAGTTGTACAGATAGATCCTGGTCCAATACCCACTTTTAAACAGTCAGCACCAGCTTCAATCAAATCCTTAGCGGCAGCACCGGTGGCAATATTACCGACAATCAGTTCAACTTCAGGGAATTTATCTTTGATTTCTTTAACTGT
This genomic interval from Eubacteriaceae bacterium ES3 contains the following:
- a CDS encoding BRO family protein; amino-acid sequence: MPQKPNLQLVQPTQPKQDAQVVQDVEQLNDLQIFNNVEFGNIRVIEIDNEPWFVGKDVAGCLGYSKARNAIATHVDDDDALKQGLIDKLGRMQDTILINESGLYSLIMSSKLPSAKRFKRWIDDDVMPQVKNINTTQMALNGDFSDLMNFENSEFGAIRVIDQDGKTYFCGSDVASALGYARPQNAINIHCKGALKQGIPTNGGVQQMLFIPEGDLYRLIASSQLPSAIRFEAWIFDEVLPQIRKTGGYIPVDQGDSDLMIMAKALNIMQNTLADKDSIIKALQPKADFADCMLKCNNSISVGEFAKVI
- the guaA gene encoding glutamine-hydrolyzing GMP synthase translates to MTDKHYQSEVILIIDFGAQYNQLIARRVREAKVYSEVVPYDISLEEIKAKNPKGIIFTGGPSSVHEEGAPQCDPGIYDLGVPILGICYGAQLMAEQLKGKTTSADIREYGKKALEIKVDSCLFKGVEDGSICWMSHTNYIKDIPDGFTTTAITETCPTAAMENADRQLFAVQFHPEVEHSQYGKELLSNFIYDVCGCQGLWTMHNFVQEQIEAIKEQVGDKRVLCALSGGVDSSVAATLVHQAIGDRLTCIFVDHGLLRKDEGDQVEAIFKDRFHMNFIRVNSEERFLSKLAGVSDPERKRKIIGEEFIRVFEEESGKLNNIDFLLQGTIYPDVIESGTKNAAVIKSHHNVGGLPEDVDFELIEPLRNLFKDEVRAVGEEIGLDHDLVWRQPFPGPGLAIRVMGDITKEKLDILRDADFVFRDEIAKAGLDEEIWQYFAVLPGNRSVGVMGDERTYDYTIGLRAVTSVDGMTSDWARIPFDVLENISTRIVNEVKHVSRIVYDITSKPPSTIEWE